Proteins encoded in a region of the Magallana gigas chromosome 8, xbMagGiga1.1, whole genome shotgun sequence genome:
- the LOC105329528 gene encoding trans-1,2-dihydrobenzene-1,2-diol dehydrogenase isoform X2, which translates to MVLRWGICGAGLICNDFVSALLAPPNNVHEVVCVGARSLARAQEFADRFGIKKAYGSYDEAATDPNVDVVYIGLIPCYHVKLSKQILKAGKNVLCEKPVASSLNQFLEVQQVAKDCKRFFMEAIWSRCFPIYRKIKEEIHSGNLGEIQHVQCQFCYTVVETIRFKKPELGRGGLHEFGIYTIQLATMVFNNEKPLKITADASFSDEGVDQNGCMTLTYKNGGKAVLVYSTLFQGKNSAIIYGSKGKIEIDEPFWAPASANLPSGKITNEIPCGPAPYNFPNSGGLRYEADCVKTCLEAGNLECSEVTFAESQAIYQIIDEVVRLTGINVQW; encoded by the exons GTAGTTTGCGTTGGAGCAAGATCATTAGCTAGAGCCCAAGAATTTGCTGACAGGTTTGGTATCAAGAAAGCCTATGGCTCATACGATGAAGCTGCCACTGATCCAAATGTTG ATGTTGTGTACATTGGTTTGATACCCTGTTACCATGTGAAGCTGTCCAAACAGATCCTAAAAGCAGGAAAAAATGTTCTGTGTGAAAAACCAGTAGCAAGTAGTTTGAATCAGTTTTTGGAGGTCCAGCAAGTGGCCAAAGACTGCAAACGCTTCTTCATGGAG GCAATTTGGAGCAGGTGCTTTCCAATTTATCGTAAAATCAAGGAGGAGATTCATTCTGGAAACCTTGGGGAAATCCAGCATGTACAATGCCAGTTTTGTTATACTGTGGTTGAAACGATTCGCTTTAAAAAGCCTGAGCTAGGGAGAGGAGGTCTGCATGAATTTGGAATTTACACAATCCAGCTAGCTACAATGGTATTTAACAATGAAAAGCCCTTGAAAATCACAGCTGATGCTTCATTTTCTGATGAAG GAGTGGATCAAAATGGCTGTATGACCTTAACCTACAAGAATGGCGGTAAAGCAGTGCTCGTCTACAGTACACTGTTTCAAGGAAAGAATTCAGCAATAATATATGGTTCAAAGGGAAAAATAGAG ATCGATGAACCCTTCTGGGCCCCAGCCTCAGCAAATCTGCCGTCGGGTAAGATAACCAATGAAATACCCTGTGGTCCAGCTCCATACAACTTTCCCAACAGTGGGGGTCTGCGGTATGAGGCCGACTGTGTCAAGACATGTCTTGAAGCAG GAAATTTGGAGTGCAGTGAAGTGACCTTCGCTGAGAGTCAGGCTATTTACCAGATCATTGATGAAGTGGTGAGACTAACGGGAATTAATGTTCAATGGTGA
- the LOC105323703 gene encoding enolase 4 isoform X4, protein MASASTREAREKYELKQKAVKYYDQNGVPKKMEEILNSMFYDNPDDVYGHLANYFAEHAKTPLISQISARHGFDSKGQTTVQTDMYCTVRNNKKLSAAVVSSSSNSSLPENTKPEDREEEDKAREAGVEAAIALLNGDINTRLQGVDPALQSDVDKILMKLYEELKAEEDERLAKEAAEQAALGGDGATPVKEEDASVSGKKGGKSSAKINPGTNKKKGKSAAVVVVPDEPKEKLLPGAESICVASRAACTAASAVREEPLYQHIATLRFGEIPKDMRVPIPMVTIIQSGRSAPGKLNCIKEFMVVPKPGMPIADSLKYCQKIYSYVAKTLVTKSGMAAQYGNDIGALCPSYDKPEQGLDILQDAITSLELTPGEDFFIALNLAGKEIFDYEKGKYEVMGGQQKVPEDLVEFWVELLGRYPSVVAIIDPMRKQEKEHWMRLCDRVSDKCYVIGNHTYPRPGLLLEEELTEEFKTSGTVLKLDQINTITDILESAKKMEDAENQIVLTTCYGETTDTFLADMAVGMNARFLKIGAPVRGERIALFNRLIQIENQLKLEGRLAFHGENVFPHIVPPPLPEAEEGEEAQEEEKKEEKGKKK, encoded by the exons ATGGCTTCTGCTAGTACAAGAGAGGCTAGGGAAAAGTacgaattaaaacaaaaagcaGTCAAATACTACGATCAAAATGGAGTACCCAAAAAGATGGAAGAAATATTGAATTCGATGTTTTATGACAATCCAGACGACGTTTACGGACACTTG GCAAACTACTTCGCAGAACATGCCAAGACGCCCCTAATTTCACAG ATTTCAGCAAGGCATGGATTTGATAGCAAAGGACAGACTACAGTTCAAACTGATATGTACTGCACtgttagaaataataaaaag CTTTCAGCAGCAGTAGTGAGTTCATCATCAAATAGCTCATTGCCCGAGAACACCAAGCCCGAGGATAGGGAGGAAGAGGACAAAGCTCGAGAGGCTGGTGTAGAGGCAGCCATTGCTCTCCTCAATGGAGACATCAACACTAGATTACAAGGAGTAGATCCAGCCCTTCAGTCAGATGTGGACAAAATACTAAT GAAACTGTATGAAGAGTTGAAAGCCGAGGAAGATGAAAGGCTAGCTAAAGAAGCAGCAGAGCAGGCTGCGTTAGGAGGAGATGGGGCAACTCCAGTGAAAGAAGAGGATGCCAGCGTGAGTGGCAAAAAAGGAGGAAAATCCTCAGCCAA GATTAATCCGGGTACCAACAAGAA GAAAGGAAAGAGTGCTGCAGTTGTGGTGGTCCCTGATGAACCAAAAGAAAAACTCCTCCCAGGGGCGGAGTCTATTTGTGTGGCTAGTCGGGCGGCTTGTACTGCAGCGTCAGCTGTAAGGGAGGAACCTCTCTACCAACATATAGCCACCCTCAGGTTTGGGGAG atTCCTAAAGATATGAGAGTGCCCATTCCTATGGTGACAATTATCCAAAGTGGACGATCAGCTCCTGGAAAATTAAACTGTATCAAAGAATTTATGGTGGTTCCCAAACCTGGCATGCCTATTGCTGAt AGTCTGAAATACTGCCAGAAAATCTACAGCTATGTGGCCAAAACCTTAGTAACCAAAAGTGGG aTGGCAGCACAGTATGGAAATGACATTGGAGCTCTCTGCCCCTCCTACGACAAGCCTGAGCAAGGACTAGACATCCTACAGGATGCCATCACCAGCCTAGAACTCACCCCTGGGGAAGATTTTTTCATCGCCCTCAATCTGGCAGGAAAGGAAATATTTGACTAT GAGAAAGGTAAATATGAGGTCATGGGAGGTCAACAGAAAGTTCCAGAGGATCTGGTGGAATTCTGGGTAGAGTTACTTGGTCGTTACCCATCAGTCGTTGCCATCATTGACCCAATGAGGAAACAG GAGAAGGAGCACTGGATGAGACTGTGTGACAGAGTTAGTGACAAGTGCTACGTGATAGGGAACCACACCTATCCCCGGCCCGGTCTACTGCTGGAGGAGGAACTCACCGAGGAGTTCAAGACCAGCGGCACTGTCCTCAAACTGGACCAGATAAATACCATTACTGACATCCTTGAGTCTGCCAAAAAGATGGAAG ATGCAGAGAATCAGATTGTGTTGACAACATGTTATGGAGAGACAACAGATACATTCCTGGCAGATATG GCTGTTGGGATGAATGCAAGGTTCTTAAAAATTGGAGCCCCAGTAAGAGGAGAGAGAATAGCCTTGTTCAATAGACTTATACAAATAGAAAACCAACTGAAATTAGAAGGGAGACTAGCCTTCCATGGGGAAAATGTGTTCCCCCATATTGTACCCCCACCCCTCCCTGAGGCAGAAGAGGGGGAGGAAGCACAggaagaagaaaagaaagagGAAAAAGGCAAAAAGAAATAA
- the LOC105323703 gene encoding enolase 4 isoform X3, translated as MASASTREAREKYELKQKAVKYYDQNGVPKKMEEILNSMFYDNPDDVYGHLANYFAEHAKTPLISQISARHGFDSKGQTTVQTDMYCTVRNNKKLSAAVVSSSSNSSLPENTKPEDREEEDKAREAGVEAAIALLNGDINTRLQGVDPALQSDVDKILMKLYEELKAEEDERLAKEAAEQAALGGDGATPVKEEDASVSGKKGGKSSAKINPGTNKKKGKSAAVVVVPDEPKEKLLPGAESICVASRAACTAASAVREEPLYQHIATLRFGEIPKDMRVPIPMVTIIQSGRSAPGKLNCIKEFMVVPKPGMPIADSLKYCQKIYSYVAKTLVTKSGMAAQYGNDIGALCPSYDKPEQGLDILQDAITSLELTPGEDFFIALNLAGKEIFDYDKKSNQTSEKGKYEVMGGQQKVPEDLVEFWVELLGRYPSVVAIIDPMRKQEKEHWMRLCDRVSDKCYVIGNHTYPRPGLLLEEELTEEFKTSGTVLKLDQINTITDILESAKKMEDAENQIVLTTCYGETTDTFLADMAVGMNARFLKIGAPVRGERIALFNRLIQIENQLKLEGRLAFHGENVFPHIVPPPLPEAEEGEEAQEEEKKEEKGKKK; from the exons ATGGCTTCTGCTAGTACAAGAGAGGCTAGGGAAAAGTacgaattaaaacaaaaagcaGTCAAATACTACGATCAAAATGGAGTACCCAAAAAGATGGAAGAAATATTGAATTCGATGTTTTATGACAATCCAGACGACGTTTACGGACACTTG GCAAACTACTTCGCAGAACATGCCAAGACGCCCCTAATTTCACAG ATTTCAGCAAGGCATGGATTTGATAGCAAAGGACAGACTACAGTTCAAACTGATATGTACTGCACtgttagaaataataaaaag CTTTCAGCAGCAGTAGTGAGTTCATCATCAAATAGCTCATTGCCCGAGAACACCAAGCCCGAGGATAGGGAGGAAGAGGACAAAGCTCGAGAGGCTGGTGTAGAGGCAGCCATTGCTCTCCTCAATGGAGACATCAACACTAGATTACAAGGAGTAGATCCAGCCCTTCAGTCAGATGTGGACAAAATACTAAT GAAACTGTATGAAGAGTTGAAAGCCGAGGAAGATGAAAGGCTAGCTAAAGAAGCAGCAGAGCAGGCTGCGTTAGGAGGAGATGGGGCAACTCCAGTGAAAGAAGAGGATGCCAGCGTGAGTGGCAAAAAAGGAGGAAAATCCTCAGCCAA GATTAATCCGGGTACCAACAAGAA GAAAGGAAAGAGTGCTGCAGTTGTGGTGGTCCCTGATGAACCAAAAGAAAAACTCCTCCCAGGGGCGGAGTCTATTTGTGTGGCTAGTCGGGCGGCTTGTACTGCAGCGTCAGCTGTAAGGGAGGAACCTCTCTACCAACATATAGCCACCCTCAGGTTTGGGGAG atTCCTAAAGATATGAGAGTGCCCATTCCTATGGTGACAATTATCCAAAGTGGACGATCAGCTCCTGGAAAATTAAACTGTATCAAAGAATTTATGGTGGTTCCCAAACCTGGCATGCCTATTGCTGAt AGTCTGAAATACTGCCAGAAAATCTACAGCTATGTGGCCAAAACCTTAGTAACCAAAAGTGGG aTGGCAGCACAGTATGGAAATGACATTGGAGCTCTCTGCCCCTCCTACGACAAGCCTGAGCAAGGACTAGACATCCTACAGGATGCCATCACCAGCCTAGAACTCACCCCTGGGGAAGATTTTTTCATCGCCCTCAATCTGGCAGGAAAGGAAATATTTGACTAT GATAAGAAATCCAATCAAACATCT GAGAAAGGTAAATATGAGGTCATGGGAGGTCAACAGAAAGTTCCAGAGGATCTGGTGGAATTCTGGGTAGAGTTACTTGGTCGTTACCCATCAGTCGTTGCCATCATTGACCCAATGAGGAAACAG GAGAAGGAGCACTGGATGAGACTGTGTGACAGAGTTAGTGACAAGTGCTACGTGATAGGGAACCACACCTATCCCCGGCCCGGTCTACTGCTGGAGGAGGAACTCACCGAGGAGTTCAAGACCAGCGGCACTGTCCTCAAACTGGACCAGATAAATACCATTACTGACATCCTTGAGTCTGCCAAAAAGATGGAAG ATGCAGAGAATCAGATTGTGTTGACAACATGTTATGGAGAGACAACAGATACATTCCTGGCAGATATG GCTGTTGGGATGAATGCAAGGTTCTTAAAAATTGGAGCCCCAGTAAGAGGAGAGAGAATAGCCTTGTTCAATAGACTTATACAAATAGAAAACCAACTGAAATTAGAAGGGAGACTAGCCTTCCATGGGGAAAATGTGTTCCCCCATATTGTACCCCCACCCCTCCCTGAGGCAGAAGAGGGGGAGGAAGCACAggaagaagaaaagaaagagGAAAAAGGCAAAAAGAAATAA
- the LOC105323703 gene encoding enolase 4 isoform X2 has protein sequence MASASTREAREKYELKQKAVKYYDQNGVPKKMEEILNSMFYDNPDDVYGHLANYFAEHAKTPLISQISARHGFDSKGQTTVQTDMYCTVRNNKKLSAAVVSSSSNSSLPENTKPEDREEEDKAREAGVEAAIALLNGDINTRLQGVDPALQSDVDKILMKLYEELKAEEDERLAKEAAEQAALGGDGATPVKEEDASVSGKKGGKSSAKKGKSAAVVVVPDEPKEKLLPGAESICVASRAACTAASAVREEPLYQHIATLRFGEIPKDMRVPIPMVTIIQSGRSAPGKLNCIKEFMVVPKPGMPIADSLKYCQKIYSYVAKTLVTKSGMAAQYGNDIGALCPSYDKPEQGLDILQDAITSLELTPGEDFFIALNLAGKEIFDYDPSSVPAKSDFPGQGMHKEKGKYEVMGGQQKVPEDLVEFWVELLGRYPSVVAIIDPMRKQEKEHWMRLCDRVSDKCYVIGNHTYPRPGLLLEEELTEEFKTSGTVLKLDQINTITDILESAKKMEDAENQIVLTTCYGETTDTFLADMAVGMNARFLKIGAPVRGERIALFNRLIQIENQLKLEGRLAFHGENVFPHIVPPPLPEAEEGEEAQEEEKKEEKGKKK, from the exons ATGGCTTCTGCTAGTACAAGAGAGGCTAGGGAAAAGTacgaattaaaacaaaaagcaGTCAAATACTACGATCAAAATGGAGTACCCAAAAAGATGGAAGAAATATTGAATTCGATGTTTTATGACAATCCAGACGACGTTTACGGACACTTG GCAAACTACTTCGCAGAACATGCCAAGACGCCCCTAATTTCACAG ATTTCAGCAAGGCATGGATTTGATAGCAAAGGACAGACTACAGTTCAAACTGATATGTACTGCACtgttagaaataataaaaag CTTTCAGCAGCAGTAGTGAGTTCATCATCAAATAGCTCATTGCCCGAGAACACCAAGCCCGAGGATAGGGAGGAAGAGGACAAAGCTCGAGAGGCTGGTGTAGAGGCAGCCATTGCTCTCCTCAATGGAGACATCAACACTAGATTACAAGGAGTAGATCCAGCCCTTCAGTCAGATGTGGACAAAATACTAAT GAAACTGTATGAAGAGTTGAAAGCCGAGGAAGATGAAAGGCTAGCTAAAGAAGCAGCAGAGCAGGCTGCGTTAGGAGGAGATGGGGCAACTCCAGTGAAAGAAGAGGATGCCAGCGTGAGTGGCAAAAAAGGAGGAAAATCCTCAGCCAA GAAAGGAAAGAGTGCTGCAGTTGTGGTGGTCCCTGATGAACCAAAAGAAAAACTCCTCCCAGGGGCGGAGTCTATTTGTGTGGCTAGTCGGGCGGCTTGTACTGCAGCGTCAGCTGTAAGGGAGGAACCTCTCTACCAACATATAGCCACCCTCAGGTTTGGGGAG atTCCTAAAGATATGAGAGTGCCCATTCCTATGGTGACAATTATCCAAAGTGGACGATCAGCTCCTGGAAAATTAAACTGTATCAAAGAATTTATGGTGGTTCCCAAACCTGGCATGCCTATTGCTGAt AGTCTGAAATACTGCCAGAAAATCTACAGCTATGTGGCCAAAACCTTAGTAACCAAAAGTGGG aTGGCAGCACAGTATGGAAATGACATTGGAGCTCTCTGCCCCTCCTACGACAAGCCTGAGCAAGGACTAGACATCCTACAGGATGCCATCACCAGCCTAGAACTCACCCCTGGGGAAGATTTTTTCATCGCCCTCAATCTGGCAGGAAAGGAAATATTTGACTAT GATCCCTCTAGTGTACCTGCCAAATCCGATTTCCCTGGTCAGGGTATGCACAAG GAGAAAGGTAAATATGAGGTCATGGGAGGTCAACAGAAAGTTCCAGAGGATCTGGTGGAATTCTGGGTAGAGTTACTTGGTCGTTACCCATCAGTCGTTGCCATCATTGACCCAATGAGGAAACAG GAGAAGGAGCACTGGATGAGACTGTGTGACAGAGTTAGTGACAAGTGCTACGTGATAGGGAACCACACCTATCCCCGGCCCGGTCTACTGCTGGAGGAGGAACTCACCGAGGAGTTCAAGACCAGCGGCACTGTCCTCAAACTGGACCAGATAAATACCATTACTGACATCCTTGAGTCTGCCAAAAAGATGGAAG ATGCAGAGAATCAGATTGTGTTGACAACATGTTATGGAGAGACAACAGATACATTCCTGGCAGATATG GCTGTTGGGATGAATGCAAGGTTCTTAAAAATTGGAGCCCCAGTAAGAGGAGAGAGAATAGCCTTGTTCAATAGACTTATACAAATAGAAAACCAACTGAAATTAGAAGGGAGACTAGCCTTCCATGGGGAAAATGTGTTCCCCCATATTGTACCCCCACCCCTCCCTGAGGCAGAAGAGGGGGAGGAAGCACAggaagaagaaaagaaagagGAAAAAGGCAAAAAGAAATAA
- the LOC105323672 gene encoding trans-1,2-dihydrobenzene-1,2-diol dehydrogenase: MFHFDKRRNDPDSQTRGFLSKVDTYKLYPVTEVRGRLHSIAVKAFSNKMVLRWGICGAGFICSDFVSALLAPPNNVHEVVCVGARALDRAQEFADRFGIKKAYGSYEEVASDADVDVVYIGVIHIHHVKLSKQILKAGKNVLCEKPVAACLSQFLEVQQVAKDCKRFFMEAIWSRCNPIYRKIKEEIRSGNLGEILHVQCQFLVPICNVDRINKPELGGGGLHDVAIYTIQLATMVFNNEKPVKITADASLSDQGVDLNGCITLTYKNGGKAVLVYSTLFQGKNSAIIYGSKGKIEIDEPFWAPDSANLPSGKITNEIPCGPVPYNFTNSGGLRYEADCVKTCLEAGNLECSEVTFADSQAVYHIIDEVVRLTGINVQW; this comes from the exons ATGTTTCACTTCGACAAGCGTCGTAATGATCCAGACTCGCAAACTCGGGGGTTCTTATCAAAAGTCGATACCTACAAACTTTACCCAGTGACTGAGGTGCGTGGCAGGTTACATTCTATAGCAGTTAAAGCTTTTTC GAACAAAATGGTCCTTCGCTGGGGAATCTGTGGAGCAGGGTTCATTTGTAGTGATTTTGTGTCAGCATTGTTAGCTCCTCCCAATAATGTTCATGAG GTAGTTTGTGTTGGAGCAAGAGCATTAGATAGAGCCCAGGAATTTGCTGACAGGTTTGGTATCAAGAAAGCCTATGGCTCATATGAAGAGGTTGCCAGTGATGCAGATGTTG ATGTTGTGTACATTGGGGTGATACACATTCACCATGTGAAGCTGTCCAAACAGATCCTAAAAGCAGGGAAAAATGTTCTGTGTGAGAAACCAGTAGCAGCTTGTCTGTCACAGTTTCTGGAGGTCCAGCAAGTGGCCAAAGACTGCAAACGCTTCTTCATGGAG GCAATTTGGAGCAGGTGCAATCCAATTTATCGTAAAATCAAGGAGGAGATTCGTTCTGGAAACCTTGGGGAAATCCTGCATGTACAATGCCAGTTTTTAGTTCCTATCTGTAATGTGGATCGCATTAATAAGCCCGAGTTAGGGGGAGGAGGTTTGCATGACGTAGCAATTTACACAATCCAGCTAGCTACAATGGTATTTAACAACGAAAAACCTGTGAAAATCACAGCTGATGCTTCATTGTCTGATCAAG GAGTTGATCTAAATGGCTGTATCACCTTAACCTACAAGAATGGCGGTAAAGCAGTGCTCGTCTACAGTACACTGTTTCAAGGAAAGAATTCAGCAATAATATATGGTTCAAAGGGAAAAATAGAG ATTGATGAACCTTTCTGGGCCCCAGACTCAGCAAATCTGCCGTCAGGTAAAATAACCAATGAAATACCCTGTGGTCCAGTGCCATACAACTTTACCAACAGTGGGGGTCTGCGGTATGAGGCAGACTGTGTCAAGACATGTCTTGAAGCAG GAAATTTGGAGTGCAGTGAAGTGACCTTCGCTGACAGTCAGGCTGTTTACCACATCATTGATGAAGTGGTGAGACTAACAGGAATTAATGTTCAGTGGTGA
- the LOC105323703 gene encoding enolase 4 isoform X1, which translates to MASASTREAREKYELKQKAVKYYDQNGVPKKMEEILNSMFYDNPDDVYGHLANYFAEHAKTPLISQISARHGFDSKGQTTVQTDMYCTVRNNKKLSAAVVSSSSNSSLPENTKPEDREEEDKAREAGVEAAIALLNGDINTRLQGVDPALQSDVDKILMKLYEELKAEEDERLAKEAAEQAALGGDGATPVKEEDASVSGKKGGKSSAKINPGTNKKKGKSAAVVVVPDEPKEKLLPGAESICVASRAACTAASAVREEPLYQHIATLRFGEIPKDMRVPIPMVTIIQSGRSAPGKLNCIKEFMVVPKPGMPIADSLKYCQKIYSYVAKTLVTKSGMAAQYGNDIGALCPSYDKPEQGLDILQDAITSLELTPGEDFFIALNLAGKEIFDYDPSSVPAKSDFPGQGMHKEKGKYEVMGGQQKVPEDLVEFWVELLGRYPSVVAIIDPMRKQEKEHWMRLCDRVSDKCYVIGNHTYPRPGLLLEEELTEEFKTSGTVLKLDQINTITDILESAKKMEDAENQIVLTTCYGETTDTFLADMAVGMNARFLKIGAPVRGERIALFNRLIQIENQLKLEGRLAFHGENVFPHIVPPPLPEAEEGEEAQEEEKKEEKGKKK; encoded by the exons ATGGCTTCTGCTAGTACAAGAGAGGCTAGGGAAAAGTacgaattaaaacaaaaagcaGTCAAATACTACGATCAAAATGGAGTACCCAAAAAGATGGAAGAAATATTGAATTCGATGTTTTATGACAATCCAGACGACGTTTACGGACACTTG GCAAACTACTTCGCAGAACATGCCAAGACGCCCCTAATTTCACAG ATTTCAGCAAGGCATGGATTTGATAGCAAAGGACAGACTACAGTTCAAACTGATATGTACTGCACtgttagaaataataaaaag CTTTCAGCAGCAGTAGTGAGTTCATCATCAAATAGCTCATTGCCCGAGAACACCAAGCCCGAGGATAGGGAGGAAGAGGACAAAGCTCGAGAGGCTGGTGTAGAGGCAGCCATTGCTCTCCTCAATGGAGACATCAACACTAGATTACAAGGAGTAGATCCAGCCCTTCAGTCAGATGTGGACAAAATACTAAT GAAACTGTATGAAGAGTTGAAAGCCGAGGAAGATGAAAGGCTAGCTAAAGAAGCAGCAGAGCAGGCTGCGTTAGGAGGAGATGGGGCAACTCCAGTGAAAGAAGAGGATGCCAGCGTGAGTGGCAAAAAAGGAGGAAAATCCTCAGCCAA GATTAATCCGGGTACCAACAAGAA GAAAGGAAAGAGTGCTGCAGTTGTGGTGGTCCCTGATGAACCAAAAGAAAAACTCCTCCCAGGGGCGGAGTCTATTTGTGTGGCTAGTCGGGCGGCTTGTACTGCAGCGTCAGCTGTAAGGGAGGAACCTCTCTACCAACATATAGCCACCCTCAGGTTTGGGGAG atTCCTAAAGATATGAGAGTGCCCATTCCTATGGTGACAATTATCCAAAGTGGACGATCAGCTCCTGGAAAATTAAACTGTATCAAAGAATTTATGGTGGTTCCCAAACCTGGCATGCCTATTGCTGAt AGTCTGAAATACTGCCAGAAAATCTACAGCTATGTGGCCAAAACCTTAGTAACCAAAAGTGGG aTGGCAGCACAGTATGGAAATGACATTGGAGCTCTCTGCCCCTCCTACGACAAGCCTGAGCAAGGACTAGACATCCTACAGGATGCCATCACCAGCCTAGAACTCACCCCTGGGGAAGATTTTTTCATCGCCCTCAATCTGGCAGGAAAGGAAATATTTGACTAT GATCCCTCTAGTGTACCTGCCAAATCCGATTTCCCTGGTCAGGGTATGCACAAG GAGAAAGGTAAATATGAGGTCATGGGAGGTCAACAGAAAGTTCCAGAGGATCTGGTGGAATTCTGGGTAGAGTTACTTGGTCGTTACCCATCAGTCGTTGCCATCATTGACCCAATGAGGAAACAG GAGAAGGAGCACTGGATGAGACTGTGTGACAGAGTTAGTGACAAGTGCTACGTGATAGGGAACCACACCTATCCCCGGCCCGGTCTACTGCTGGAGGAGGAACTCACCGAGGAGTTCAAGACCAGCGGCACTGTCCTCAAACTGGACCAGATAAATACCATTACTGACATCCTTGAGTCTGCCAAAAAGATGGAAG ATGCAGAGAATCAGATTGTGTTGACAACATGTTATGGAGAGACAACAGATACATTCCTGGCAGATATG GCTGTTGGGATGAATGCAAGGTTCTTAAAAATTGGAGCCCCAGTAAGAGGAGAGAGAATAGCCTTGTTCAATAGACTTATACAAATAGAAAACCAACTGAAATTAGAAGGGAGACTAGCCTTCCATGGGGAAAATGTGTTCCCCCATATTGTACCCCCACCCCTCCCTGAGGCAGAAGAGGGGGAGGAAGCACAggaagaagaaaagaaagagGAAAAAGGCAAAAAGAAATAA